The Chryseobacterium sp. G0186 genome includes the window GATAAGCTTCACTTCATCCAATTTGCAAGTGGTGGTATTTTAGGTCCTCACGATTCTTATCTTGTATTGAGAGGGATCAAAACATTAGCCCTAAGAATGCAGAGACATTCTGACAATGGTCTTGCAGTAGCAAAATATCTTGAGAATCACCCGGCAGTTGATAAGGTAATCTACCCTGGATTGGAATCTCACCCACAATATGAACTGGCAAAATCCCAGATGAAAGAATCCGGAGGAATGGTTTCATTCACTTTCAAATCTGGAAAGAAAGAAGATGCTGTTAAGTTTCTTGAGAAAGTAAGAGTATTCACATTGGCAGAATCTTTAGGAGGTGTAGAATCTCTTGCTAACCACCCTGCTTTGATGACTCATGCTTCTATCCCAGCTGAAAAACGTGCTGAATTAGGAATTACTGATGACCTGGTTCGTTTAAGCGTAGGTATTGAAGATGCTGAAGATCTTATTGCAGATCTGGAAAAAGCTTTTTCTTAAGACCTCAAAATAAACTAAAATGAGAAAGATTTAATATCTTTCTCATTTTTATTACCATCACTAAATACCTATGAAAAATACCAGAAAAGCCACCCTAGCTGATCTGCCTCAACTTGCAGAATTATTTGACCAATACAGAATATTTTATCATAAAGAATCTGATATTCCCGCAGCAGCAAGTTTTCTCAAAGAAAGACTTGAAAATAAGGATTCTGAAATTTTTGTGGCAGAAGAAAATGGTCAATTAACAGGTTTCGTACAATTATATCCTATATTTTCATCTACGAGAATGCAACGCTACTGGCTGTTGAATGACCTCTACGTGAATGAAAAACATAGAGGAAAAAGGTATTCTAAAGAATTAATTGAAGAATCCAAAGAACTCTGCCGTTCATCTAAAGCATGCGGCATTCTTTTAGAAACAGGAAAAGTCAATGACATCGGAAATCAGCTTTATCCAGCCTGTGGCTTTGAACTGTATGATTCTGTGAATTTCTACGAGTGGAGTAATTCTTAGGTACTGTATAATGTAGGATGTACAAAGTAAAATGTATGGGTCTACGTTATTAGCTTCTCTCTCACCTTAACTTATAACACAAAATATTATGACAGATTTTCAAAAATATATCCAAAGATATTTAGACCTTATTCCATCGGAAGATTGGTTAGCAGAATTAACAAAATCAGAAGTGAAAACGGTAGGAATTTTCTCCAACCTCACTGAAGAGCAGTCTAAATTTGCCTATGCAGACGGTAAATGGACATTGAAGGGCGTATTATTACATTTATCTGATACGGAAAGGGTTTTTCAATACAGAATATTAGCCATTGCCAGAGGTGAGAAAAACAATCTTCCGGGATTTGATGAAAATGAGTATGCAGCCAAGTCTTTCGCAGAGGAAAGATCCCTCGAATCATTATTGGAGGAATATAAACTGGTAAGGAAATCTTCGCAAATTCTACTGGAAACCATGAATCTTACTGCTTTACAATATATAGGTACAGCCAATGGTCATGAGATTTCTGTGGAAACCATTGGAAAACTGATCATTGGGCATAATTATCATCACCTGAATATCATGGAGGAAAGGTATTTATCCAAATTGGGGTGGATGTAAAAATGATATAAGTTTTGGCTAAAGCCGAATGAAGATTTTATTTATCGTTGAATGGGCTAAAGCCCATTTCTATTGAATATTGATAATGATATTCAATCATTTTACACAATAAACATATGATTATTTCTTTAAATCATAATTTAAGCATAAAATATTAATAGGAACGGGCTTTAGCCCGTTTTTTATTGAACAAAGAACCTATTGGCTTTAGCCAAAACTTAATAAAAAAATATTATTTTTGGTTAAAACAACACAAATGTCCTTTACCAAAATTTATATTCATCTTGTTTTCTCTACAAAGAACAGAATTCCTTACCTTAATACATTTGACCTGAGAATAAAGGTATGGAAGCACATTAAGGAATATGCCACAGAAAAAGAAATATTTCTGGATATGATCAATGGATATTCGGATCATTGCCACTGTCTTATTTCTCTCGGATCTAATCAAAATATAGAAAAAGTTGTACAATTATTAAAAGGAGAATCATCATATTGGATCAATAAAAACCGACTTACAAAAGATAAATTTTCTTGGCAGGATGAATACTTTGCTGTTTCTGTTTCCGAATCAAAATTGGATTCTGTTAGAAGTTATATTAAAAATCAGGAGAAACATCATCAGAAAAAAAGTTTTATGGATGAATACCAAGAATTTATTGAAAAATATAATTTTAAAATCTAGGTTTTGGTTAAAGCCAAATGGATTTTTTTATTATTGAATGGGCTAAAGCCCATTTCTATTGAATTTGAAAAGATTATTCATAAATCATTGTATACCATAAATCTATTTTTAATTCTAAAAACTAAAACATATAAAAACATCAATAGGAACGGGCTAAAGCCCGTTTTTTATTTAAGAAACAATCCATTGGCTTTAGCCAAAACCTAAAAACATGAAATCTTCTTTCTCATTTCCAACCCAATTTTTTGTTCAAAATTCATATATTTTCTACCTTTATCAACTGTTTTGAATTCAAGTAAAATTATGGATAAAATTATCGAAATATTAAAATCTGGCGGAACTATTCTTTACCCTACCGATACAATTTGGGGGATAGGTTGTGATGCTACTAATATAGA containing:
- a CDS encoding GNAT family N-acetyltransferase, translated to MKNTRKATLADLPQLAELFDQYRIFYHKESDIPAAASFLKERLENKDSEIFVAEENGQLTGFVQLYPIFSSTRMQRYWLLNDLYVNEKHRGKRYSKELIEESKELCRSSKACGILLETGKVNDIGNQLYPACGFELYDSVNFYEWSNS
- a CDS encoding DinB family protein, producing the protein MTDFQKYIQRYLDLIPSEDWLAELTKSEVKTVGIFSNLTEEQSKFAYADGKWTLKGVLLHLSDTERVFQYRILAIARGEKNNLPGFDENEYAAKSFAEERSLESLLEEYKLVRKSSQILLETMNLTALQYIGTANGHEISVETIGKLIIGHNYHHLNIMEERYLSKLGWM
- the tnpA gene encoding IS200/IS605 family transposase, which gives rise to MSFTKIYIHLVFSTKNRIPYLNTFDLRIKVWKHIKEYATEKEIFLDMINGYSDHCHCLISLGSNQNIEKVVQLLKGESSYWINKNRLTKDKFSWQDEYFAVSVSESKLDSVRSYIKNQEKHHQKKSFMDEYQEFIEKYNFKI